A stretch of DNA from Candidatus Obscuribacterales bacterium:
ACAAAGGCTAGGATTTTCAGGACGTCCCGCAGGAATTCAATCACCTGCCCTTCGTCTAGACAGTTGTCTCTAGAAAATTCATCGCTAAGGGCATGACCGTCTACAAAGTCCTCGATGATGTAGAACTCTTGATTTTCTTCAAAAAAGTCTATTAGTCGGGGAATTTGTTCATGTTTCCCTAGGCGCTCTAAAATTCGTGCCTCAGTTTCAAACAAGCGGCGAGCCACACTGAGGGTTCGTTCGTCTTGCGTCATGGGCTGAAAGTGCTTGATGACGCAGTAAAACGGCTCTGATGGCTGAATATCCTGCGCCAAATATGTGCGGCCAAATCCACCGGAACCCAGTAGCCTTATAACTTTGTATCGCCCACCGATCAACGTATCGAGCATAGTGGTTAGTCAAACGTCGAGACTAAGTACTGCAAGGCTGCAAGGTTCCTGCAACGGTTATTGAACGCTAATATTGAGAGCTGATGATGGCACAATTATGGACAGCCCTGATGGAACTAGTCAGTCATCTTCTAGTTTTGTTACAGGATACTCTATCTTATCGGCCAGAGGGGTGGAACGTGACAAGACTCAAACTCTGAACCTATGACAAAGATTTGTGGTACGACTCAACTGCTCGGTGTGATTGGCTATCCCATTGCCCATACCTTGTCGCCAGCGATGCATAATGCTGCGATCGCTCACCTAGGGGTGGACTATGTCTATCTGCCTTTTGCCATTGCGCCGGAGCAGTTGGCGGTAGCGATCGCGGGCTTTGAGGCGATGGGGGTGCAAGGATTCAATGTCACCATTCCCCACAAGCAGGCGATTATACCGTTGCTCACCACTGTGACCGCCGATGCGCGGGCGGTGGGGGCTGTGAACACGGTTTGCCGCACGGCAGACGGTTGGCTGGGCACCAATACCGATGTGTTGGGCTTTATGGCTCCCCTGCGAGAGCGATCGCAGGGGAGTGCCTCAGAAACGGTGGTCATTCTCGGGAATGGTGGGGCGGCGCGGGCGGTGGTGGCCGGCTGCGATCAGTTGGGCTATCGCCAGATTTGTGTGGTGGGACGCAGTGCCGACAAGGGTCGAGAGTTTATGGAAAGTTGGCGATCGGTGCCCCTCACGGCCCGGATTTCTGTACATACCTGGGACGACCTGCCCCAGCTTTTGCCCTCTGCCACCCTGGTGGTGAATGCGACGCCCTTGGGGATGCATCCCCAGGAGGATCGCTCTCCCCTCAGCCGGACGGATCTGCAGCATTTGCCCGCTGGAGCCATTGTGTATGACCTGATCTATACTCCCAACCCCACCCGGCTGCTCTCAGAGGCGAGAGAGGTAGGGGCGATCGCTCTAGATGGTTTGGAAATGCTGGTGCAGCAGGGGGCAGCGGCTTTGGAACTATGGATTGGTCAACCGGCCCCGGTGGATATGATGCGACGGACGCTGAAAGATGCTCTGGGCTTACCTTAAGCACAACGTCAAACACTGCGTCGTCAAGCACTGCGTCACCTACTGTGTAACAGTTCTATGTAACAGTTCTACACGCCTAGTAATATTCCTAGACGAGTCCCATGGCATTCCCATTACAATACATGGAGAATTGTTAATAAACTAAGGCGCGCTCATGGTGACGGACATCTTTCCCTTCCGCCTACATATTGATACAACAACATTGGCAGGCATTAGCCTTTGGTCGCTGGCGCTGTATCTAGGCTTCTTTCCGGTGGGTGAATGGGTTACGGTGCAACTGGGGCGCTGGTTCAACTATGCTGAGCGATCGCTCTATACCCCGGCTGAGTTTGAGCGCACTCGGGCTGGACGGGAATCTCTGAATGCCCTTTATGCATCGGTGTTCAGCATCGTGCCCTTCTTGGGTGCTGGTGGACTGTGTAACTACGGCGTAGAGCTAGGGCTAGGGCGCAGTTGGGCGGTGAGTGTGGGTATGATTGCCTGCATCGGCTGCGGGATCTATGAACTAGGGCGGCGCAGTGTGCAATCGGATGTGGATTAGCTCGGATGTGGATGATTCAGCAGGTCTAGGGTGAGGTGAGCGATCGCCTTGGCGGCTCCTGGTTGACCTCGGGCGGCTCGTAACTGCTGGCGCATGTGGGTCAACTGCTGGGGATCGTTGAGATACTCCAACGCCACCTTGGCTACCTGCTGGGGCTCTAGGCTGCCAACGAGTTCTGGGACAATCTCTTTGCCAGCCCAGATGTTGGGCCAGGCCAATAGGCGAGGCTTGCGGAGAAACCAGCCGTTGATCAGCTTGGCCATGAGGCTACCGACGCCGGGTAGATTGGCAAACAATCCCGGAATGCCGTCCCAGGCGCGCATGGCGTCTAACTGCTGGGTGGGCAGCATGACGATCATGGGGATGGTGAGGGCTCCCAATTCGGCGGTATTGGCTCCAATGGTGGTTAGGCAAAGCTGGCATTGGGCGAGAGTTTCATAGGCGGGAAAGGTGCGGATGAGGGTGATCTGCAAACCATCCTGAGTTTCTAAATAGGGTGGATCGCCAGAGTGCAGGGTTGCGCCGGTGAAATGGAAGATGGCGGCGATCGCATTCTGGGATGGATCGGCAAAGTGGGCGAGAGTTTCTAGATCCAACGTAGGCGCAACCGGCAGGATGAAGCGGGCATGGGGGCGCTGGCGGTGAATCTGTTGGGCGATCGCTAAACAGAGGGGCACACCCTGGGCTAGCTTGGCGGGTTTGGATCCGGGTAATAAACCAATGTGCTCTGTATCAAGTGTTTCTAACGCTGGCACCGTCCCAGCTTCCGCCATCAGGTCTCCCACTACGGTGAATTTAGGGCGATGGCGTATGGGAGCGCGCTGGCACAGATCTGCTTTCATGACGGCAAAGCGATCGATCCAGCCATGCCAACGGGTGTCCCATTCGCCGTAGATCAAGGTTTTGTAGCCTAAACGGCGACCGATGACCACCGGAAAAATCTGATCGCCACCCAGAAAGACCACCACGCCGCGATCGCGCCAGTCCCAGTTCTCTGCCGTCTTGCCCCAGAGTAAAAACGGGAAAAAGTCCGTTGCTCCCTGCACCCGATCCACCTCTGGATAGCTCTGAACAATAGCGGCTTCTCGTCCGCTGGCATTGGCACAGGGCGAGAGGATGACGGACAGGCGCAGGGTGGAGCGATCGCCCCCCCAAACGTGACGTAGAGCCTGCACCACCGGCCGCACCCAGGTGGCCACTTCGCCTGGGCCGTTGGACAGAATGAGGATATCAACCGGTTGGCTGGGTGGGTCAATCGTTGAGTCAATCGGTTCAGTCATGGATAGTTTGATGGCAGGGGCTTGACATGGGTCTGAGGAATCCGCACCCGCTAGCGGTCAATCCGGACAAAAGTCCCCAAGATTCCTCCAAAATCGCCTAGGATTGATCCAGGTACTCTCACCCACAGCAATGCAGTTTATTGATCAGGCCCAGATTGAAGTCTTTGCGGGAGACGGAGGGGACGGCATGGCCGCCTTCCGCCGCGAAAAGTATGTTCCGGCTGGTGGTCCCTCGGGGGGCAATGGCGGTCGGGGCGGATCGGTCATTTTAGTGGCCGATGAAAATTTACAAACCCTCTTGGACTTCCGCTATGCCCATAAGTTTAAGGCAGAACCGGGTAAGCGCGGCGGGTCGAGCAATAAGACCGGGGCTAATGGCAGCGATCGCGTTATTGAAGTGCCCTGCGGTACGATGATCACCGACGTGGAAACGGGCGAACTGCTGGGAGATTTGGTGACCCCTGGCCAAACCCTTTATGTGGCGCGGGGTGGCAAAGGTGGCTTAGGAAATCGCTGCTTCTTGAGCAACCACAACCGCGCTCCAGAACATGCCCTGCCCGGCCTGCCCGGTGAGCATCGCGTCATCAAGCTGGAACTGAAGCTGCTGGCGGAAGTTGGCATTATTGGTTTGCCCAATGCTGGCAAATCTACCCTGATTTCTGCCCTGTCGGCGGCGCGTCCTAAGGTGGCAGACTATCCTTTTACCACCCTCGTGCCCAATCTAGGCGTGGTACGTAAGCCATCGGGTGATGGAACCGTGTTTGCAGATATTCCAGGGCTGATCGAAGGAGCCCATGCCGGGGCTGGGCTGGGTCATGAATTTTTGC
This window harbors:
- the obgE gene encoding GTPase ObgE; the encoded protein is MQFIDQAQIEVFAGDGGDGMAAFRREKYVPAGGPSGGNGGRGGSVILVADENLQTLLDFRYAHKFKAEPGKRGGSSNKTGANGSDRVIEVPCGTMITDVETGELLGDLVTPGQTLYVARGGKGGLGNRCFLSNHNRAPEHALPGLPGEHRVIKLELKLLAEVGIIGLPNAGKSTLISALSAARPKVADYPFTTLVPNLGVVRKPSGDGTVFADIPGLIEGAHAGAGLGHEFLRHIERTRLLLHLVDLTAADPIADFRTIQAELQAYGHGLSDRPQVIALSKIDVLGLSSDDPVDDTVQEIIQQLQPHSIAPVQLISSGTRAGLDTLMEHVWQQLAALPAEPPAIPAPILAQPSEFHIPV
- a CDS encoding shikimate dehydrogenase, with the protein product MTKICGTTQLLGVIGYPIAHTLSPAMHNAAIAHLGVDYVYLPFAIAPEQLAVAIAGFEAMGVQGFNVTIPHKQAIIPLLTTVTADARAVGAVNTVCRTADGWLGTNTDVLGFMAPLRERSQGSASETVVILGNGGAARAVVAGCDQLGYRQICVVGRSADKGREFMESWRSVPLTARISVHTWDDLPQLLPSATLVVNATPLGMHPQEDRSPLSRTDLQHLPAGAIVYDLIYTPNPTRLLSEAREVGAIALDGLEMLVQQGAAALELWIGQPAPVDMMRRTLKDALGLP